The genomic segment CGCTTGCGGAGCTCTTCGGCTGGCCGAGGGCGTACCTGGTCATGGCGTCACTCGTTGGTGTCGGGCTGGTCACGGTGCTTCTCACGCCCGAGCCGCCGCACCCGCGCAATCTCGAGGCCCGCTCGGTCTCGGGCTTCCTGCGCGAGGCGGTGCTGAGACCGTTCGCGGAGTTCAGCTCGCGCCCGCGCTGGGGCGTGATCCTGCTCTTCGTCGTGCTCTACCGCTTCGGCGACGCGCTCGCGGGCGGGATGTCGACCGCGTTCTACGTGCAGCTCGGCTTCAGCAAGCTCGAGATCGCAGGCGTCGTGAAGGTCTTCGGGGTGCTCGCGACCATGGCGGGGATCGCGGCCGGCGGCGCGCTGGTGTTCCGCAGCGGAATCGCGCGCGGTCTGGTCGGCGCGGGCGTGTTCGCGGCGCTCTCCAACTTCGCCTTCACGGCGCTGGCGTACGTCGGGCACGACCTCACGGCGCTCGGCGCCGTGGTCGCGATCGAGAACTTCACCAGCGGCCTCGTCTCGGCGGCCTTCGTCGCCTACCTCTCGGAGCTCTGCAACGCGGAGTTCACGGCCACGCAGTACGCGCTGCTCTCCTCGCTCGCCGCGACCGGCCGCACGGTGCTCGCGTCGTCGGCCGGCTGGCTCGCGGAGCTTCTGGGCTGGCCGCTGTTCTTCGCCGCAACAGCTCTCGCCGCGCTTCCGGGACTCTGGCTCGCGGTCTCGCTCGCCGGACTCGCGATCCGCGCGGATGCAAGCTCGCCCTTGCCCTGTCGTCCGATCGCTGCAGCTTGCGGTCGCGAGCGCCGTTCAGAGTAGAGCGGGCGCCCGGCACGCCGCTTGCTCTCGCAGCGCCGCAGAGGAGGCAACGAGATGATGGTGGACGATCGCGACCTCGAACCGATCGAGCGGGTCGCGCGGGTGCCCAGCCCCGGTGTCGCCGCGGTGCTCTCGGTATTGGTGCCCGGCCTGGGTCACGTGTACGCAGGTCGGCTCGGCGGAGGGCTGCTCTGGTTCCTGGCCACGGGCTTCGGCTACTGGGCGATCCTGGTGCCGGGCTTCCTGCTCCACGTGGCGAGCGTGTACTTCGCGTACCTGGCGGCGAAGGACTTCCGCGGCTACTAGACGCGCTTCAGGCCTTCGGCTCGAGCACGAACGCGAACTCGTGCGCGCCCAGACGGAATCGATCGCCATCTTTGAGCTCGAGCGCCTCCGGATCAGAGCTTGCGAGATCGCGAAGCGCGAAGTGGCCCGAGCGGAACTCGACCAGGGCGTGCTGGCAGCGCATTCCCGCGTCGTCGAGAGCGAGGTCGACTCCGGGCCCGCGGCCGAGCGCGGTGCGCGACTGGTCGAGCCGGTACTCCATTCCGCGCGCCTCGCCCGACAAGATGACCAGCGCCGCACGATAGCGGCTCAGGAACTCGGAGAGCGCATGGCTCGGATTCGGCGGTGGCATGGAGCGCAGCCTTGGACGGCATCGCGCCGTCGCTGATTCTCGCTACGGTCGGATCTTCGAGAGCTTGAGTGCGCTGCGATCTCACGCCGAAGATCGGGCGAAAACCAGCTGCGTGCCTCGATCCGGGCGCCCGGTAGCCAAGCGCCGTGGAAGCCGTACGGAACTCGCTGGGGCAGATGCACGCGCGCGACGGGCTCGCCCGTCACGTTCCGCGCGTCGATCACCAGGAGCTCCGAGCGGGCTTCCGCCTCGTCGTGCACGAGCGAGAGCAGGTGGCCGTCGTCCTCGTCTCGCGCTCCAGGTCGCGGCACGAAGACGGCCTCGCCGCCGTTGCGGTTCCGGCCGTACTCGTGCGCCTGCCAGCCACCGCGCAGCAGGTCGTACTTGAGCAGACCCGACGCGAGCGGCAGGCCCACGTCGCGGCGGAAACGCGCGGCGTAGGCGAAGCGCGCGCGTCGGCCGACCAGGGCCTCGTGGATTCGCGGCAGATCCGCGCTCTGGTCGTCGAGCTGCTCCTCGCGCACCGTGCCGCGAGCCGGATCGATCCGCCAGCGCAAGAGCACCGGGGTCTCGCCGATCGGGCTCGGCCCGGAGTCGTCGAAGCGGAGCGCCAGCGAGCGGCGGTGACAGACCTCGAGCACGACGGCCTCGCCGTCGTCCCAGGCGTTCACGGTGTGAAAGACGAAGCAGGGCGCGATCGCGAACCAGCGGATCGCTCCGCCCGACGCGCGGCGCGCAAGCACCCCCAGGTACGAGCCGCGCTCGGGCTCGAACGCCCCGATCGGCTCGCCGCGGAGCATGCGCCGGACGTCGTAGGTGTAGGGGTGGTTCATGAACACCGCGTAGCGCTCGGTGATGGCGAAGTCGTGCATCATCACGCCGATCGGAAGCTCGATCGCGGTGGTGTGGGCGAGCGCGCCGTCGGCGGCGATCACCGAGTACTGCAGGTGGGGTTTGGCGACCGGGCTGTAGCCGAAGCCGAACATCTCGCCGCTCTGCGCATCGATCTTCGGGTGCGCGCTGAACGCGTGGTGCAGGCGCTTCCGAAATGTGCAGGGTCCGCGCGTCTCCAGGCCCGGCAGTGCGATCTCGTACGGCTCGCCCTGCTCGTGCAGCGCGAGCAGCTTGCCCGCGTGCATGACCACCGAGGTGTTCGCGCTGTTCTTGGTCGGGCCGTCGGGGTTGTCGAACTGCGGCCGCTCGAGCACGCCGGTCCAGATCGCGCGGTCGCGTTTGCGCTCGAGCTCGAAGCCCTTCGTGCGCACCCAGCGATTCCGGTAGCTCGCGCGCCCGTCGCGAAGCTCGATCGCGTGCAGCATTCCGTCGCCGTCGAACCAGTGATACCGCCCCAGCGGCTCGAGCCGCGGGTTCGCGCCGTTTCGCAGGTACAGACCGTCGAGCTCGCGCGGCAGCTCGCCCTCGATCACGAGGTTCTCGGCCTCGATCTCGCGCCCGACGGGAGCGAAGTTCCCCTCGAGGTACGGGCTCTTCCCCATGCCACGACTCTAGCGCGGGCTGACCTCGCGGCGCTCCTCGCCCGACCAGACCAGGCGGATCGCGGCGGTGTCGATCTCGACCATCGGCACCGCCGCGCGAGCGGGCAGGAGCGAGGCGTCGCGGACGGCGAGCTCGCCGCGCCGGAGCTCGAGCACTCGCGTAGCGCCGGTTCCGTCCGCGACCACGAGCGTGCCGGTGCCGCCGGCATAGGAGGCGCGCCGGCGCAGGTGGTCGATGCCCGCGTCGAGATCGCGCGCGCGGAACAGGATCTCCTGCGCGAGAAAGCGCAGCGACGGCTGGTCGCGCGCGCCGTCGCGAACGCAGACGGCGGCGATGCCCTCCGCGTTCACGCCGCACAGACAGCCCGAGAGATGGGCGAGCGCGAGCTCGACGCTGGGAAACCCGCCCGCGTCGGGCCGACTGCTGCGAAGCACGAGCAGGGATCGCAGCTCCGCCGGAACGTCGAAGGCCGCCTGCAACACCGTTCCGCTGACGAACGCCGCGCCCTGCACGCGATCGAGCGCCTCGGCCAGCTCGAGCCCGCCGAGCGGCGCGTGCGAGGCGAGTGCGATCCCCTCGAGCCGCTCGCGCTGCCAGGGGAGCTGCGTGGCGATCGCTCGCGCGCTGGTCGCGCGCACGCGCCGCAGCAGTGCGCGACGCGCGAGCCAGGGAAGCGCTCGGCGCTGGCGCGAGAGCTCGCGCAAGATCGCCTGTGCGAACGCCCCACCCTGCGCCCGGCCCTGCTCGACGGGGGCGCCCGCGGCCACGAGCTCGCGCGTGCTCACGAATCCGGCTTCGAGATCTGCAGGATCTCGTTCGCCGAGCCGGAGCGGTAGCCGTCGACGTCGAGCGACACCCAGCGGAAGCCCGCGGCGCGGACGCGCTTTCCGATCTCGCGCAGCGCGTCGGGCGAGAGCGCGCGCGGCAGCTCCTCGCGCGCGAGCTCGACGCGCGCGAGATCGCCGTGGTGTCGTACGCGGAGCTGTCGATAGCCGAGCGCGCGAAGCTCGTCCTCGGCGCGGTCGATCTGCGCCAGCTTCTCGGGCGTCACGGGGCTTCCGTAGGGAACGCGCGACGAGAGGCACGCCGATGCCGGGAGCTCCGCCGCCGATAAGCCCGCGGCCGCCGAGAGAGCGCGGATCTCGCGCTTGCCGAGCCCGACGTCGAGAAGCGGCGAGAGCACCCGGTGCTCCTGCGCGGCGCGGTGCCCCGGGCGGAAGTCGGAGGTGTCGTCGCGGTTGATTCCGTAGGCGACCGCCGCGATGCCCCGCTCGGCGCGGAGCGCTTCGAGCCGGTCGAAGAGCTCGCTCTTGCAGAAGTAGCAGCGATCCGGAGCGTTCCGCGCGTAGTCCGGGTTCTCGTGCTCGCGCGAAGAGATCCACTCGTGGCGGAAGCCCACCTCGCGCGCGGTTCGCTCGGCCGCCTCGCGATGACTGCGCGGATACGACGGCGAGAGCGCGGTCACGGCCACGGCGCGCGTGCCGAGCGAACGGTGCGCGGCCCAGGCCAGATAGGCGGAATCGACCCCGCCGGAGTAGGCGACGACGAGCGACTCCAGAGCGCCAAGCCGCGCCAGCAGCGCCGCCTGCATGGCGAGGGCGTCGCTCGTGGCGATGCTGTCGGCGGCGGCGCGGCTCATCGATCCAGGGTACGGAGGCGCGGCGAAACGTGTCAATGACAGCGCGATGCTCGCTGCTATCCTCGCGGCGTGACGAAGCTGCGCGTGGGAATCGTATTCGGGGGGCGATCGACGGAGCACGAGGTCTCCGTCACGTCGGCGACCACCATCCTCCAGGCGCTCGACCCGTCGCGCTACGTGCCGGTGCTGATTGGTGTAGGCCACGATGGTCGCTGGCACGTGGCCGAGGACGATCTCGAGCTGCTTCCCGAGGCCGTGATCGGGAATGCGCGCGCGCAGACCGCCTTCGCCGGTCTCCGAGCCGGGCTCGAGCTGCTGCGCCGCGACGACTCGCGCCCCACGCTCGCTGCGCCGCTCGACGTGGTCTTCCCGATCATCCACGGACGCGGCGGAGAGGACGGCACGCTGCAGGGAATGCTCGAGCTCGCCGCCATGCCCTACGTCGGCTGTGGCGTGCTCTCGACCGCGATGTGCATGGACAAGGTGATCAGCAAATCCGTGCTCCGCGATGCGGGCGTTCCCGTCGTACCGTGCCGGGAGATCCGCCGCCACGACGCGCAGCGCTCCACCAGCGATTTCATCGAGGCGATCGAGGAAGCGTTCCCCTACCCGGTCTTCGTCAAGCCGACCAACACCGGCTCGTCGGTGGGCGTGCACAAGGTGCGCTCGCGCGCGCACCTGGTCTCCGCGATCAAGGACGCGTCGCGCTACGACCACGACGTGCTGGTCGAGCCGTTCGTCGACGCGCGCGAGGTCGAGTGCGCCGTGCTCGGAGGATTCGATCCCCGGGCCTCCGTGCTCGGTGAGATCCGCTTCGCGTCCGAGTTCTACGACTACGAGGCGAAGTACGCCGCGGAGTCGACGCAGCTGCTGATCCCGGCCGACGTCTCGCCGGCGCAGAGCGACGAGATGCGCGCGCTCGCGCTGCGGGCGTTCCGCGCGCTCAAGTGCTGGGGAATGGCGCGCGTCGATTTCTTCCTGGAGCGCTCGACCGGCCGGCCGTACCTGAACGAGCTCAACACGCTTCCCGGTTTCACCGACGGGAGCATGTACCCGAAGCTCTGGGAGGCCTCGGGAATCGCGCTTCCCGAGCTGGTCGACCGGCTGATCGAGCACGCGCTGGAGCGCGCCCGCGAGTCCGCGTCGCTCGAGATCAAGTTCAAGAGCTGAAGAAGCGGAACAGGTCGGCTTCCATGACCTCCGCGTCGCGGTAGCCAAGGTCGATCAGCTCCGCCGCGTACTCGCCGTCGAAGAGCAGGTAGCTCATCAGGTCGGCCTCGTCTGAAGGCGCGCCGCGCGTCAGCGCGTTGAACGCCAGCGACCCGAGCCAGCTCCGATCGGGGCTGGCCCGGACGCGCTCGACGTGGCGCGCAGCGAT from the Deltaproteobacteria bacterium genome contains:
- a CDS encoding AmpG family muropeptide MFS transporter; this encodes MNTWAQALRVYGNPRLLAILAMGFASGLPLALTGATLQAWLAEAHVSLVDIGLFALVGVAYSAKFVWSPLIDRVPLPWLTARLGQRRSWSVVIQLALAGAIAALGASDPARDVWRTAGFAALVAFLSASQDIVIDAYRIELLDADEQGAGAAATQWGYRFGVIASGAGAMALAELFGWPRAYLVMASLVGVGLVTVLLTPEPPHPRNLEARSVSGFLREAVLRPFAEFSSRPRWGVILLFVVLYRFGDALAGGMSTAFYVQLGFSKLEIAGVVKVFGVLATMAGIAAGGALVFRSGIARGLVGAGVFAALSNFAFTALAYVGHDLTALGAVVAIENFTSGLVSAAFVAYLSELCNAEFTATQYALLSSLAATGRTVLASSAGWLAELLGWPLFFAATALAALPGLWLAVSLAGLAIRADASSPLPCRPIAAACGRERRSE
- a CDS encoding FHA domain-containing protein, with protein sequence MPPPNPSHALSEFLSRYRAALVILSGEARGMEYRLDQSRTALGRGPGVDLALDDAGMRCQHALVEFRSGHFALRDLASSDPEALELKDGDRFRLGAHEFAFVLEPKA
- a CDS encoding 9-cis-epoxycarotenoid dioxygenase, whose product is MGKSPYLEGNFAPVGREIEAENLVIEGELPRELDGLYLRNGANPRLEPLGRYHWFDGDGMLHAIELRDGRASYRNRWVRTKGFELERKRDRAIWTGVLERPQFDNPDGPTKNSANTSVVMHAGKLLALHEQGEPYEIALPGLETRGPCTFRKRLHHAFSAHPKIDAQSGEMFGFGYSPVAKPHLQYSVIAADGALAHTTAIELPIGVMMHDFAITERYAVFMNHPYTYDVRRMLRGEPIGAFEPERGSYLGVLARRASGGAIRWFAIAPCFVFHTVNAWDDGEAVVLEVCHRRSLALRFDDSGPSPIGETPVLLRWRIDPARGTVREEQLDDQSADLPRIHEALVGRRARFAYAARFRRDVGLPLASGLLKYDLLRGGWQAHEYGRNRNGGEAVFVPRPGARDEDDGHLLSLVHDEAEARSELLVIDARNVTGEPVARVHLPQRVPYGFHGAWLPGARIEARSWFSPDLRREIAAHSSSRRSDRSENQRRRDAVQGCAPCHRRIRAMRSPSS
- the larE gene encoding ATP-dependent sacrificial sulfur transferase LarE, with product MSRAAADSIATSDALAMQAALLARLGALESLVVAYSGGVDSAYLAWAAHRSLGTRAVAVTALSPSYPRSHREAAERTAREVGFRHEWISSREHENPDYARNAPDRCYFCKSELFDRLEALRAERGIAAVAYGINRDDTSDFRPGHRAAQEHRVLSPLLDVGLGKREIRALSAAAGLSAAELPASACLSSRVPYGSPVTPEKLAQIDRAEDELRALGYRQLRVRHHGDLARVELAREELPRALSPDALREIGKRVRAAGFRWVSLDVDGYRSGSANEILQISKPDS
- a CDS encoding D-alanine--D-alanine ligase, with protein sequence MTKLRVGIVFGGRSTEHEVSVTSATTILQALDPSRYVPVLIGVGHDGRWHVAEDDLELLPEAVIGNARAQTAFAGLRAGLELLRRDDSRPTLAAPLDVVFPIIHGRGGEDGTLQGMLELAAMPYVGCGVLSTAMCMDKVISKSVLRDAGVPVVPCREIRRHDAQRSTSDFIEAIEEAFPYPVFVKPTNTGSSVGVHKVRSRAHLVSAIKDASRYDHDVLVEPFVDAREVECAVLGGFDPRASVLGEIRFASEFYDYEAKYAAESTQLLIPADVSPAQSDEMRALALRAFRALKCWGMARVDFFLERSTGRPYLNELNTLPGFTDGSMYPKLWEASGIALPELVDRLIEHALERARESASLEIKFKS